The following nucleotide sequence is from Desulfobacterales bacterium.
TGTTTTATTGTGCCACGGGTAATCGGCTGAAAGGGGACGACGGCATGAAACTTTATGAACTGACGATTGATGCGGCTCACAAGCTCCTAAAAGATAAAGAGATCTCATCCGTGGAACTGGTCAATGCCGTATATGAGCGCATCGATCAGGTGGAGGATCGAATCGGCGCTTATATCAGCTTTTGCCGTGATAAAGCGACGGCACAGGCCCAAGCGGCGGACAAACGTATCGCCTCGGGCAACATAACGCCGCTTACCGGCATTCCCCTTTCCATCAAAGATCTTATCTGCACGCAAGGGGTTCGAACCACCTGCGCGTCGAAAATTCTGGCGGATTTCATTCCCCCCTACGATGCCACCGTCATGACCCTGCTCGGGAAGGCCGGCGCCGTTATGGTGGGCAAGGCCAACATGGATGAATTTGCCATGGGATCATCCACGGAAAATTCAGGAATGAAGCCGACACGCAATCCGTGGGATTTAACCCGTATTCCCGGCGGCTCCAGCGGCGGCTCGGCCGCAGCAGTGGCAGCGGATATGTGTTTGGGCTCTCTGGGATCGGATACCGGCGGCTCCATTCGTCAACCGGCCTCTCATTGCGGCGTTGTGGGGCTAAAACCGACCTATGGACGGGTTTCCCGGTTCGGGTTGGTCGCTTATGCGTCTTCCCTGGACCAAATCGGCCCGGTGGGAAAAACCGTAACCGATTGCGCTTTGATGCTGAACGCCATTGCCGGGCACGATCCGAACGATTCCACATCGGTTCCCAGAGAGGTGCCAAATTATACCGCCGCCTGCCGGCCAGGGCTTGAGGGAATAACAATCGGAATTCCCAAAGAGTACAACACCGCTGCCGGCCTTGATCCTTCGGTAGCCGAAGCTGTCGCCAATGCCGTCCGGAGGATCGAATCCCTGGGAGCAACCGTTGTCGACGTATCGCTCCCGCACTCCCAATATGCCGTTGCCGCTTATTATGTGGTGGCGCCGGCCGAAGCCAGCTCGAACCTGGCTCGCTATGACGGTGTGAAATACGGCTTTCGGGATTCCGCGTCCGAGGATTTGATAGAAATGTACAAGCGCACGCGCTCCAGGGGATTCGGCCCGGAAGTCCAGCGTCGCATCATTATCGGCACCTATGCCCTGTCGGCCGGCTATTACGACGCCTATTACGGCAAAGCATCCCAGGTGCGAACCCTGATTCGGGAAGATTTTAACCAGGCCTTTGAACACTGCGATGTCATCGTATCACCGGTGGCACCGACACCCGCCTTTAAGATCGGCGAAAAATGCCATGATCCGCTGACCATGTATCTAAGCGACATTTTTACGCTGGCAGCCAATTTGGCCGGTGTACCGGGAATGAGCGTCCCTTGCGGCTTTTCACCTGAAGGGCTTCCCATCGGGCTTCAACTGCAGGGAAATCATTTTGATGAGGCCACCATGCTAAAAGTTGCGTATAATTTTGAACAATCCGCGAACATTCATCATATAAAGCCGATGCTATAGCGCCGCTTTTATATCGAACCGGGAAAGACCGTTGCGGATATATAAATACTGCTCACAGGAGAAACCCATGACCATCATGCCGGAAGGCGATGCGGTTCGAAATGCCGTCAAATGGATATCGGAAATGCTGAAGGACGATGCAGGAAAATCCATCACTTCGCTGATTCAGCAAGCGTGTCTTAAATTCGACCTGACCCCTTTGGAGGGGGAATTTTTGACCGCCTTTTATAAAAAAGATGTATAGGCAGAAAAGTGCCGATTCATGCCCAG
It contains:
- the gatA gene encoding Asp-tRNA(Asn)/Glu-tRNA(Gln) amidotransferase subunit GatA, coding for MKLYELTIDAAHKLLKDKEISSVELVNAVYERIDQVEDRIGAYISFCRDKATAQAQAADKRIASGNITPLTGIPLSIKDLICTQGVRTTCASKILADFIPPYDATVMTLLGKAGAVMVGKANMDEFAMGSSTENSGMKPTRNPWDLTRIPGGSSGGSAAAVAADMCLGSLGSDTGGSIRQPASHCGVVGLKPTYGRVSRFGLVAYASSLDQIGPVGKTVTDCALMLNAIAGHDPNDSTSVPREVPNYTAACRPGLEGITIGIPKEYNTAAGLDPSVAEAVANAVRRIESLGATVVDVSLPHSQYAVAAYYVVAPAEASSNLARYDGVKYGFRDSASEDLIEMYKRTRSRGFGPEVQRRIIIGTYALSAGYYDAYYGKASQVRTLIREDFNQAFEHCDVIVSPVAPTPAFKIGEKCHDPLTMYLSDIFTLAANLAGVPGMSVPCGFSPEGLPIGLQLQGNHFDEATMLKVAYNFEQSANIHHIKPML